The region TGCGGACCTGGTTGGTCTTCGTCGCCGTCCGGATCGCCGACCGGTCGAACGACACCGGGCCGCCCGGCCACGTCCGGCCGTCCTTGACCAGCGCGGTCACCCCGCCGGAGCCGGCCGCCGACGCCACCTGGCGCAGCTCGCCCGCCCGTGCCGCGTCCGGCAGGTTCAGCTCCGACACCGCGACGCCGACCTTGCGGCCGTCCACCACCGTCTCGTACTGCGCCCGCCGCAGCTGCATGCACATGTGCCCGGACAACCACACCTGCACGTCGCCGAACGCGTGCTTCGCGCAGTCCTCGCTCCGGTCCGCGCCCTTGGGGGTGAAGTTCCGGCCGTCCACGACCACCGTCGTCGGCTGCGGTGTGGAGCTCGCGGACTGCGTCGCCGCGGACTCCCCGCCGGAGGTCAGCGTCACGACCAGCCCCACCACCAGCAGCACCGCGACCACGCCCGCCGCCGCGTACGGGAGCCACCGGGGCCGGCGCGGCGCGGGCGGCACCTTGGGCAGCAGCATGGTGCTGGCCGACGCCAGGTCGGCCGCCGCGTCCGGGAACCCCTCGGCGCGCAACTGCCGGGTGTCCGGCGGGATGCCGGTGGGCGCGAGGACGGCCAGCAGCTTGGCGGCGTGCTCGGCGGAGCACGGGCGGTCGCTGGTGGCCAGTTCACGGGCCGCCGCGAGCAGCGTGGTGGGCTTGGGGTGCAGCACCCGCACGCCGCGGTTGAGGTCGCCGGTCGGCTGCACGACGTGCGCCACGTAAGGCCCCACCGCGACCACCGTCGTCACCGGCAGCGGTTCGCCGCGCATGTCCTGGATCCGCCGGGCCACGGCGGTGGTCGCCGCCAGCGCCTCGGCGGCCGGGCTGGTCGCGCCGTCCGGGCGGGTCAGCGGCCAGCCGTCGATCCGCCACTGGCCGGCCAGCGGCGCTTCCAGCCGCATCGCGGGGTCCGGCAGGTCGACGCCGACCACCACGAGCACGCCGCGAGGCAGCACGATCACCGCGTCGAGGGTGCGCGGGCAGTCCGGCGGGGTCACGCCGAGCATGGCCACCCCGCCCAGCACGGAGTCGCCGGTGCCCCACGTGCTCAGCGCGGCACGCACGTCCACACCGATCTGGGTCGGCTCGGCTCCGAGCCGGATCAGCCGCACAAGATCACACCGTTCCACACGGTCGAACACGGTAGCGCCGCCGGGGGTGGCTGTGCCCGTGGATCGGCGGTAGACGCGGGTGGGGTTCGACTTCACCGCGATGGCGGTGACCCGCGCCGAGGTCCACCGGCCGGTCGTGGTGCTACCGGAGCGGGCCCGCGTTGATCACGCGAGCGTGACGAAGTGATCTCGGAATGTGACCTCTTCGGAGCTGTCGCACGCGCTGAGGTTGCACTTTAGGGTCGAAAGTCCTGTATCTGACCCGCCCGGGTGATGAACGTGCTGGTTCTTCTGGCGGACCGCACCGCCAGCGGGCAGAATGACCATGTCGGGAATTCACCGGATCGTCCGCGTCGACAGGCCGTAGGGGAAGACGTCCCTCGTCGAGTAGCGGAGGTCAGCTGTGAGCACCCGCAGCACCAGTGGCGTGGTCTACGTCCACTCGTCGCCGTCTGCGGTCTGTCCGCACGTCGAGTGGGCCATCTCGGGCACCCTCGGTGAGCGAGCGGACCTGAAGTGGGCGGCACAGCCCGCCGCTCCGGGCCAGTTGCGCGCCGAGTGCGCCTGGGACGGGGACGCCGGTACCGGCGCCCGGCTGGTGGCCGCGCTGCGCGCGTGGCCGATGGTGAGGTTCGAGGTCACCGAGGACCCGAGCCCCGGAGTCGACGGCGTCCGCTACTGCTTCGCGCCCGTGTTGGGCCTGTGGCACGCCCGGACCAGCGCGAACGGCGACATCGTCGTGTCCGAGGACCAGCTGCGCGCGCTGGCCGCGCGCAGCCGGGGCGGCGAGTCGTTCGCCCACGGCGTCGACGAGATCCTGGGCGCGGCCTGGGACGACGCGCTGGAACCGTTCCGCCGGGCGGGCGACGGCGCGCCGGTCACCTGGCTGCACCGCGTCGGCTGACCCGACCGCGTCCACCCCGGACGCGGTCGGACCCGACCCGCCCCACCGGGTCCCGGCCGACCACGTCCCGAGCCACCACGTCCCGAGCCACCATGTCCCGATCCGCCGAACCCCCGCTGCCGGCTCCCGACCGACAGGATCCCGACCAGCTTCCGACCGACCAGCTTCCGACTGGGTCGTCCCGCCCGTACCGGCACGCGGCCCGCCGCCGCGCGCCCGGAACCCGCCGCGCTCGACCACCCGGTACGCGCCGGGCCCACTGCATCCCGGGGTTCGTCCTCAGCGGACCCAGACGTGCGAGTACACCCGGTAGGCCGGGGGCCGCCGGTCGGCGAGCCGGCCGAGCACCAGGTACCCGAGGTCGCCCTCCGCGGTCTTCACGCAGGCCACCGTCAGGTCGTCGGTGAAGTCCCCGTCGGCGAACGACTCGCGCCAGTCGCCGGTCTCGCCGCACTCCTTCTCGCCGGGCAGGCTCTGGGCGTCGAGGTTGCGCCACAGGTCCCGGACGCCGTAGTTCTCGATCCGCCCGATCCGCGCCCCGTTGATCGCCTTCAGCTCGCCGCTGATGTGGTTGTAGGCCAGGTCCGAGCGGTACCCGGACCGCGAGCGCTCCAGGTCGACCTCGGTGTCCTGCCCGGTGGCGTGGAACTTGAACTCCTCGATGTCGACCCGCGCGGGGCCGGGCGTCCCGGTCACCGGGGCCGGGCCGTCGTCGGTCACCTTGATCCTGGTGCCGGGCGCGGTGAACAGCACCTGCCGCCGGGTGTCGATGTGCTGGACGACCTTGCCGTCGATGGCGACCCGCAGCTTGCGGCCGGTGTGGATGGTGTACCGGTCGCACCGGGTCGGCGTCTGCTCGGCGGGGCAGATGATCACCTCGCGCTCGTCGGCCGGCGGCGGGGGCAGCTCGCGGTCCTCCTCGTCGGTGACGGTGTCCTCGTCGAGCCGCTGGTTCACGCCGACCTTCACCTTGCCGAACGGTGTCACGATCTCCGCGCTGACCGCCACCGAGATCTCGCCCTTGGTGTTGATCGTAAAAGTGATGGGCACGATCGGCGGCTGGAAGCCGATGTGGCCGATCGGGGCTTTTCCGCCCTTTTCGGAGTCCCCGGGCAGGGCGGGCAGGCCGTTCTCGCCGGGCAACGGCGGTGCGACGTCTCCGATCTCGTCGGTCTTCCCGCAGGCAGTGACCGTGGTGGCGCAGACGGCGAGCACCACGAGGGGCTTGATCCAGGAATGCATGGGCAGTGCCTCGACGTGTCCGGAGGGGATGGCTGCCCACAGGTTAGACAATTTCTTCCCGATACCACCGGAGAAACCCCGGTCAGGCCTGCCGTGTCAGCCGAAAGAAATCCCCATTAATCGTGTTCTCCGATTTCTGCGGTGTCACGCGGCGGTGGCCGGCTGCCAGGCCGCCATCAGGTCCGCGTAGGTCGGGGACTCCGCCATCAGCCGCTCGTGCGTCCCGAGCAGCGGCGGCCCGCCGTCCATCACCAGCACCTGCCCGGCCCGCAGCGCCGACGACAGCCGGTGCGCGATCACCACCAGGATGCCGTCCCGCGCCGCGAACGCCCGCTCCACGACGGCCTCCGCCGCCGGGTCCAGGTTGGACGTCGCCTCGTCCAGGACCACCACGTCCGCCGGGCACGCGTAGACCCGCGCCACCGCCAGCAACTGGGCCTCGCCCGCGGACAGGCTGCCGCCCGCGTGGCCCACCGACCCGTCGAGCCCGCCCAACCGCGCCACCACGTCCGCCGCGCCCACCGCCGTCACCGCGGCCAGCAGGTCGTCGTCGCCGGCCGTCGGCGCGAACAGCGCCAGGTTCTCCCGCACGGTCCCGGTGAACAGGTAGGTCTCCTGCGGCACCAGCGCGATCCGCGCGTGCCGCACGTCCGGCCGCACCTCGCGCACCGGGGCCCCGCCGAGCAGCACCGTCCCGGCCTGCGGGGCGACCAGCCCGGTGACCAGCCCGGCCAGCGTCGACTTGCCGATCCCGCTGGGCCCCACCACGGCCAGGTGCGCGCCGCGGGCCAGGTCCAGGTCGAGGTCGCGCACCACGGGCTCGGCGTGCTCGCCCCACCCGAACGTGACGCCGCGCAGCACCACCCCGCCCTCGCCCGGCACCAGGTCGCCGGCCTCCTCGGGCACCTCGGGCGCGGCCTCGGCGAGCCGCCGCAGCGCCACCGCCAGCCGCAGCACCACCGTGCTCGTGGTGTCCGCGAGCCGCCGCAGCGCGGGCTGCACGCTGGTGCTCAGGTAGACGACGGCGGCCAGCACCTCGCCGGCGGTGAGCGTGCCGGCGGCGACCATGCCGGGCGTGAGCACCAGCAGCAGCACCAGCGGCAGGAACCCGCCGACCGCGATCACGATGCCGCGCAGCGCCGTCGACCACGCCATCCGCACGGTGGCCCGCGCCTGCCGGTCGACCTGCCGCCCGACGTCCTCGGCGGCCCGGGACCGCCCGCCGCACGCGACGACGTCCCGCATCCCGAGCAGCACCGTGCCGGCCGCCTCGGCCGCGTCCTCGTCGGCCATCACCAGCGCCCGCTGCCCGCGTGCCAGCGACGGCAGCAGCAGGCCGAACAGCACCAGCGCCGCCACCACGGGCAGCACCACCAGCCACGCCAGCGGGGACACCGCGGTGGCCAGGCCGACCAGCGCGGCGGTGGTCGTCACGAGCAGCGCGCGGGCCTGGATGAGCAGTCCGGCGGTCGCGTCGCGCACCACCTCGACGTGCCGGGTGATCCGGGCGACCGCGCTCGCGTCCGGCTGCCGGCGGTGCGACCGGCCGTCGCGCAGGACGCCCCGCACGATCGCGGTGACCAGCCCGTCCCGCAACGGTTCCACCACGTCGCCGAGCCGGGTGAACACCTGCCGCAGCCCGAACCCGCCGAGCACCGCCAGCACCGCGAACGCCACCAGCCACGCCACGCCGGTCCGCACGTCGCCGACCGCGAACCCGCGGTCCACGGCCAGCCCGACCAGCCGGCCGCCCAGCAGCGCCGGCACGCCCTCCAGCACCGACCAGCCCAGCAGCGCCAGCACCGCGCGCCGCCGCCCGGCCAACGCCCGCAGGTAAGGACCCATCAGCCGAACACCGCCCGGTACTCCGCGTTCTCCCACAGCGACAGGTGCGAGGCCATCGCGCGCACCCGGCCGTCTTCCAGCCACACCACGGCGTCCGCCCGGCGCGCGGTCGCGGCCCGGTGCGTCACAACCACCCGGGTCCGGCCCGGCAGCGCCGAGGCGATCGCTCGCTCGACAGCGGACTCGGTGACCGTGTCCAGGCTGGCCGTCGCGTCGTCGAGCACCAGCACCTGCGGGTCGCGGACCACCGCCCGCGCCAGCCCGAGCCGTTGCGCCTCACCGCCGGACAGCGGCGTGTCGGCCATCGGCGTGTCGTAGCCGTCGGGCAGTCGCACCACCACGTCGTGCACCCGCACCGCCCGGCACGCCTCCTCGACCTCCGGCCGGCCCAGCGAGGTCCCGTAGGCCACGGTGTCCGCGACGGTCGCGCCGAGCAGCGCCGGCCGTTCGAACGCGTAGCCGACCGACCCGCCGCGCGCG is a window of Saccharothrix espanaensis DSM 44229 DNA encoding:
- a CDS encoding DUF3145 domain-containing protein, producing MSTRSTSGVVYVHSSPSAVCPHVEWAISGTLGERADLKWAAQPAAPGQLRAECAWDGDAGTGARLVAALRAWPMVRFEVTEDPSPGVDGVRYCFAPVLGLWHARTSANGDIVVSEDQLRALAARSRGGESFAHGVDEILGAAWDDALEPFRRAGDGAPVTWLHRVG
- a CDS encoding ABC transporter ATP-binding protein, coding for MGPYLRALAGRRRAVLALLGWSVLEGVPALLGGRLVGLAVDRGFAVGDVRTGVAWLVAFAVLAVLGGFGLRQVFTRLGDVVEPLRDGLVTAIVRGVLRDGRSHRRQPDASAVARITRHVEVVRDATAGLLIQARALLVTTTAALVGLATAVSPLAWLVVLPVVAALVLFGLLLPSLARGQRALVMADEDAAEAAGTVLLGMRDVVACGGRSRAAEDVGRQVDRQARATVRMAWSTALRGIVIAVGGFLPLVLLLVLTPGMVAAGTLTAGEVLAAVVYLSTSVQPALRRLADTTSTVVLRLAVALRRLAEAAPEVPEEAGDLVPGEGGVVLRGVTFGWGEHAEPVVRDLDLDLARGAHLAVVGPSGIGKSTLAGLVTGLVAPQAGTVLLGGAPVREVRPDVRHARIALVPQETYLFTGTVRENLALFAPTAGDDDLLAAVTAVGAADVVARLGGLDGSVGHAGGSLSAGEAQLLAVARVYACPADVVVLDEATSNLDPAAEAVVERAFAARDGILVVIAHRLSSALRAGQVLVMDGGPPLLGTHERLMAESPTYADLMAAWQPATAA